From the genome of Rhodobacteraceae bacterium Araon29, one region includes:
- a CDS encoding Rne/Rng family ribonuclease, producing the protein MAKKMLIDATHAEETRVVVADGNKVEEFDFESENKRQLAGNIYLAKVTRVEPSLQAAFVDYGGNRHGFLAFSEIHPDYYQIPVADREALMEEERAYAEAQRALDEEEETSKKRGRGRRGRTRAQSLKSKDAVETKDVEDAQLTGMETIDLDTEGNGLTEPADEGSAVEENAQPETSQVSVSVDEADTADAPEATDTDSVENDQSAEADQPQPEVSQDVEQEASDTSSEGASSQAEPASSDEAGEEDEDSTEDEASSAAEKDESIEDIADDDDTFDLRQIRKPRPRRYKIQEVIKVRQIMLIQVVKEERGNKGAALTTYLSLAGRYCVLMPNTARGGGISRKITNAADRKKLKEIAHEIDVPQGAGLIIRTAGAKRTKTEVKRDYEYLQRLWEQIRELTLKSTAPAKIYEEGDLIKRSIRDLYNREIDEVLVEGERGYRIAKDFMKMIMPSHAKNVKNYQDSLPLFARYQVESYLSSMFNPVVQLKSGGYLVIGVTEALVAIDVNSGRATKEGSIEETALKTNLEAAEEVARQLRLRDLAGLIVIDFIDMEERRNNNAVEKRIKDKLKTDRARIQVGRISGFGLMEMSRQRLRPGMIEATTQPCPHCHGTGLIRSDDNLALSILRQIEEEGVRRRTREVLVKCPVPIANYIMNQKREHVAQIESRYGLSVRIEGVASLVSPDYEIEKFKTATRVVPEPTEPVVSVDAVDMEHFDDSEESSETPEAKDDAQEEGNKPRKRRRRRRRRKSGQSQEDGALNSDGEPLSDAKEDQTGADDAQGEPVQSEKTEDDATVAVDAPAEPVAEPPAASEEKPAKRPRRTRAKKKVEDKPDQAAEAATETPASETPAKAEPEAPEEVKPKRKRAPRKTKAQKEAEAAAAASDGGEGGSSAEGEQVTLAPQAQSPQSADVQAPSETADAPVETNKSKKRGWWSIGK; encoded by the coding sequence ATGGCTAAGAAAATGCTTATCGACGCCACCCATGCCGAGGAAACTCGGGTTGTGGTGGCGGATGGAAACAAAGTTGAGGAGTTCGACTTTGAATCAGAAAACAAACGCCAACTTGCAGGCAATATATATCTAGCAAAAGTCACACGGGTCGAACCCTCGCTGCAGGCTGCTTTTGTAGATTACGGTGGAAATCGCCACGGGTTTTTGGCGTTTTCGGAAATTCATCCGGACTATTATCAAATCCCAGTTGCGGATCGCGAAGCGCTGATGGAAGAAGAGCGCGCCTACGCCGAAGCCCAGCGTGCGCTTGATGAGGAAGAAGAGACCTCGAAAAAGCGCGGCCGTGGACGCCGGGGCCGCACCCGTGCACAATCGCTGAAATCAAAAGACGCGGTTGAAACCAAAGACGTCGAGGATGCCCAGCTCACCGGCATGGAAACCATTGATCTGGACACAGAGGGCAATGGTCTCACAGAGCCAGCCGATGAAGGTAGCGCGGTTGAAGAAAACGCGCAGCCAGAAACATCCCAGGTGTCTGTTTCTGTTGATGAAGCCGATACCGCAGATGCGCCCGAGGCTACCGATACAGACAGTGTTGAGAATGATCAAAGCGCCGAAGCTGATCAACCACAGCCTGAAGTAAGTCAGGACGTTGAGCAAGAGGCCTCAGACACATCTTCCGAGGGCGCCAGTTCTCAAGCTGAGCCTGCATCTTCGGATGAGGCCGGCGAAGAGGACGAGGACAGCACAGAGGATGAGGCCAGCTCCGCTGCGGAAAAGGATGAAAGCATCGAAGACATCGCTGATGACGATGATACCTTTGATTTACGCCAAATCCGCAAGCCGCGTCCGCGGCGTTACAAAATACAAGAAGTCATAAAGGTCCGTCAGATTATGCTAATCCAGGTGGTGAAAGAAGAGCGCGGTAATAAAGGCGCTGCTCTGACCACCTATCTTTCACTGGCGGGCCGCTATTGTGTCTTAATGCCAAACACTGCCCGTGGCGGCGGCATTAGCCGTAAGATTACCAATGCGGCTGATCGCAAAAAGCTCAAAGAAATTGCCCATGAAATTGATGTCCCGCAGGGTGCGGGGCTGATTATCCGAACAGCGGGCGCCAAGCGCACCAAAACGGAAGTCAAACGCGATTATGAATATTTGCAACGGCTCTGGGAACAAATTCGCGAGCTGACATTGAAATCCACCGCACCTGCGAAAATTTATGAAGAAGGCGATCTGATCAAACGTTCGATCCGCGATCTTTATAACCGTGAGATTGACGAGGTTCTGGTTGAAGGCGAGCGCGGCTATCGCATCGCCAAGGATTTCATGAAAATGATCATGCCATCGCATGCCAAAAACGTGAAAAACTACCAAGACAGTTTGCCGCTGTTTGCGCGCTATCAAGTGGAAAGCTATCTGTCTTCCATGTTCAACCCGGTGGTTCAGTTGAAATCCGGCGGCTATTTGGTGATCGGTGTAACCGAAGCTTTGGTGGCCATTGATGTCAACTCGGGCCGGGCTACGAAAGAAGGCTCGATTGAAGAAACCGCACTGAAAACCAATCTTGAGGCCGCAGAAGAAGTTGCACGTCAATTAAGGTTGCGCGATCTTGCCGGACTGATCGTGATCGACTTTATCGACATGGAAGAGCGCAGAAATAACAATGCGGTCGAAAAGCGGATCAAGGATAAGCTAAAAACAGACCGCGCGCGCATTCAAGTGGGCCGTATTTCTGGCTTTGGCTTGATGGAAATGAGCCGACAGAGGTTGCGGCCTGGCATGATCGAAGCCACAACACAGCCATGCCCACATTGCCATGGCACCGGTTTAATTCGCTCGGATGATAACCTTGCCCTGTCCATCTTGCGGCAGATTGAAGAAGAGGGCGTACGGCGCCGAACCCGTGAAGTTCTGGTCAAATGCCCGGTTCCAATTGCTAATTATATCATGAACCAGAAGCGCGAGCATGTGGCGCAAATAGAAAGCCGTTACGGGCTGTCGGTGCGCATAGAAGGGGTTGCCAGCCTAGTTAGCCCTGATTATGAAATCGAAAAGTTCAAAACGGCAACGCGGGTCGTTCCTGAGCCAACCGAACCTGTTGTTTCAGTCGATGCCGTCGATATGGAGCATTTTGACGATAGCGAAGAGAGCAGCGAAACCCCTGAGGCAAAAGATGATGCTCAAGAAGAGGGGAACAAACCGCGTAAACGGCGCCGTCGTCGGCGGCGGCGTAAATCTGGCCAATCGCAAGAAGACGGCGCGCTCAACAGTGATGGCGAACCGTTAAGCGATGCCAAAGAGGATCAAACCGGCGCTGATGATGCGCAGGGCGAACCGGTGCAATCAGAAAAAACAGAAGATGACGCAACGGTGGCAGTAGATGCACCCGCTGAGCCTGTGGCAGAGCCGCCTGCCGCAAGCGAAGAAAAACCGGCCAAACGCCCGCGCAGGACCAGAGCAAAGAAAAAAGTCGAGGATAAGCCTGATCAAGCGGCAGAGGCCGCGACCGAGACACCTGCAAGCGAGACACCCGCCAAGGCAGAGCCAGAGGCTCCTGAAGAGGTCAAGCCAAAGCGCAAAAGAGCTCCAAGAAAGACCAAAGCCCAAAAAGAAGCCGAGGCTGCAGCGGCGGCGTCTGACGGTGGAGAGGGCGGTTCAAGCGCGGAGGGCGAGCAGGTTACGCTGGCACCTCAAGCGCAAAGCCCTCAATCCGCGGATGTGCAAGCGCCATCTGAAACGGCCGATGCACCTGTTGAGACGAACAAATCAAAAAAGCGCGGCTGGTGGTCAATCGGTAAGTAA
- a CDS encoding NAD-binding protein, whose amino-acid sequence MAKIAFLGLGVMGFPMAGHLQAKGHSVTVYNRTTEKARNWVAEHGGVMAQAPKEAAEGADFVMACVGNDDDLRVVTLGQDGAFAGMRKGAIFVDHTTVSAQVTDELYGAAKANGLCFVDAPISGGQAGAENGALSIMCGGDLPAYETAEPIMAVYAKICRRLGGSGAGQKTKMCNQIAIAGLVQGLSEALHFAENAGLDGRAVVEVISQGAAGSWQMSNRYETMLDDHFEHGFAVDWMRKDLAICLAAAEENKASLPVTALVDQFYKDVQKLGGGRWDTSSLLKRLRALG is encoded by the coding sequence ATGGCTAAAATTGCTTTTCTTGGTCTTGGGGTGATGGGTTTTCCGATGGCAGGTCATCTGCAAGCAAAAGGTCACTCGGTCACGGTCTATAATCGAACGACTGAAAAGGCGCGCAATTGGGTGGCCGAGCATGGTGGAGTGATGGCTCAAGCGCCTAAAGAGGCTGCAGAAGGTGCAGATTTTGTAATGGCCTGCGTCGGCAATGATGATGATTTGCGCGTCGTGACGCTTGGTCAGGACGGCGCGTTCGCCGGTATGCGGAAAGGCGCGATTTTCGTAGATCACACAACGGTTTCAGCGCAGGTTACCGATGAGCTTTACGGAGCGGCAAAAGCCAATGGGCTGTGCTTTGTGGATGCGCCAATTTCCGGCGGTCAGGCGGGCGCTGAGAACGGAGCATTATCCATCATGTGTGGTGGCGATCTGCCGGCTTATGAAACAGCGGAGCCCATAATGGCGGTCTACGCCAAAATTTGCCGAAGACTAGGGGGCAGCGGCGCTGGGCAAAAGACCAAAATGTGCAACCAAATTGCAATAGCCGGATTGGTTCAGGGGTTATCGGAAGCTTTGCATTTTGCTGAAAATGCTGGATTGGACGGGCGCGCGGTGGTCGAAGTTATTAGCCAAGGCGCCGCAGGCAGCTGGCAAATGTCAAATCGCTATGAAACCATGCTGGATGATCATTTTGAACATGGCTTTGCCGTGGACTGGATGCGCAAAGACCTTGCGATCTGCTTGGCAGCGGCCGAAGAAAACAAAGCTTCCCTTCCGGTGACAGCTTTGGTGGATCAGTTTTATAAAGACGTCCAAAAACTTGGTGGTGGTCGCTGGGATACCTCTAGTTTGCTCAAAAGACTGCGGGCTTTGGGTTGA
- a CDS encoding penicillin acylase family protein produces the protein MAILFRWSLRIALAMIGLLIAGVFLIYYLASQSLPDYEKTVSLPGAIEPGEIIRDTFNVPHIVAARDEDVFFGLGYAHAQDRLWQIMLMRRTAQGRLSEIFGPETLQTDKLLRRLDLYSLAQSSVAAQSPDARRALNAYSKGINARIHEINRDALGRGAPEMFIFPTDVSPWRPADSLAILKLMSVQLSGHLANEVLRAKTSLKLDDAARLSDIMPDSPGQVIADLEQYSTVIPKLGNTPKTAQSQTADDLSPFPSVKMAGASNVFAAAPFRAAAGGTLLANDPHLGLTAPAIWYLAHLELTTGGVIGATIPGIPAVLSGRSAMLGWGLTSSYLDDQDLLIEELDPERPEYYRAPEGYKKFRSRETIINIKDHAPVTITLRWSDNGPILPGTHYGISEITPRGHVAALSWTALGSADTSFTAGFNLMSAQTTSQALALLKDYHSPSQNIILADTEQIAMKTIGVMPLRAASHQTQGRMPSLGWRTENRWKGRIEYAKNPEFIDPDGGVLGNTNNKVSSGEFPEHMSFSWGDSQRIQRWKRLMQGRKVHTRESFIEAQLDTVSFTARALLPLIGSDLWFTSQAAPQGTLARNRKTALDLLAEWNGEMNEHMPEPLIFSAWMRALQNRLIRDELGPLADKFAHMEPLFIERVFRNIDGAAQWCDVIQSAKQETCDEISRLALDDALVWLAEKYGSNMEALRWGEAHQALHRHATLGRVPLLSYFVNIYQPTSGGDNTLLRGKTSGAEPEPFFNVHAAGYRGVYDFADPDSSVFVIATGQSGHFLSRHYDDLGQLWRRGEYIPMSLDLDLARAAAVGVTYINPE, from the coding sequence ATGGCAATCTTATTTCGGTGGAGTTTGCGGATTGCTCTGGCAATGATCGGGCTGCTTATTGCCGGTGTCTTTTTGATTTATTATCTGGCATCACAGTCCCTGCCCGACTACGAAAAAACCGTAAGCTTACCCGGAGCAATTGAGCCTGGCGAAATTATTCGTGATACCTTTAATGTTCCGCATATTGTTGCGGCGCGCGACGAGGATGTGTTTTTCGGCCTTGGTTATGCCCATGCGCAAGACCGGCTTTGGCAAATCATGCTGATGCGCCGCACAGCCCAAGGCCGGCTATCTGAAATTTTTGGACCCGAGACCTTACAAACGGACAAACTTCTGCGCCGTCTGGATTTATATTCTTTGGCGCAATCCTCAGTGGCCGCGCAGTCGCCTGATGCCCGCCGTGCCTTAAACGCCTATTCAAAGGGGATAAATGCGCGCATACATGAGATAAACAGAGATGCGCTCGGCCGCGGCGCACCAGAGATGTTTATTTTTCCAACAGATGTTTCGCCTTGGCGGCCAGCAGACAGCCTTGCCATTTTGAAACTCATGTCTGTGCAACTCAGCGGCCATTTGGCGAATGAGGTTTTGCGGGCCAAAACCTCGCTGAAATTGGACGATGCCGCCCGACTATCAGATATTATGCCAGATTCCCCGGGGCAGGTGATCGCCGACCTAGAGCAATATTCCACCGTGATCCCTAAGCTTGGCAACACACCCAAAACAGCCCAAAGCCAAACTGCAGATGATTTATCGCCCTTTCCAAGCGTTAAGATGGCCGGTGCCTCAAACGTCTTTGCAGCAGCGCCTTTTCGGGCAGCAGCCGGCGGCACGCTTTTGGCAAATGACCCGCATCTGGGACTGACTGCACCCGCAATCTGGTATCTGGCGCATTTAGAACTGACAACTGGCGGCGTGATAGGCGCCACCATCCCCGGAATTCCGGCTGTGCTCTCTGGGCGCAGTGCGATGTTGGGCTGGGGGCTGACATCGTCGTATCTTGACGACCAAGACCTCTTGATCGAAGAGCTAGACCCTGAACGGCCAGAATATTACCGCGCGCCGGAAGGATATAAAAAGTTCCGCAGCCGAGAGACGATTATCAATATCAAAGACCACGCTCCGGTAACGATCACTCTAAGATGGAGCGATAATGGGCCGATCCTGCCCGGCACCCATTACGGCATTTCAGAAATTACTCCACGGGGCCATGTGGCCGCACTGTCGTGGACAGCTTTGGGCAGCGCGGATACATCCTTTACCGCAGGATTTAATCTAATGAGCGCGCAAACTACCTCGCAGGCTCTTGCGCTTTTGAAAGATTATCACAGCCCATCGCAAAATATCATTCTGGCAGATACAGAGCAGATCGCAATGAAAACAATCGGTGTGATGCCACTGCGCGCAGCATCCCACCAGACCCAAGGCCGTATGCCCAGCCTCGGTTGGCGCACAGAAAACCGCTGGAAGGGCCGTATTGAATACGCCAAAAACCCCGAATTTATTGATCCCGACGGGGGTGTTTTAGGTAATACAAACAATAAGGTATCCTCTGGTGAATTTCCTGAGCACATGTCATTTAGCTGGGGCGACAGCCAGCGTATTCAACGCTGGAAACGCCTGATGCAGGGTCGAAAGGTACACACCCGCGAAAGCTTTATTGAGGCGCAGCTGGACACGGTTAGCTTCACCGCACGTGCGCTGCTGCCATTGATCGGGTCAGATTTGTGGTTCACCAGCCAAGCCGCACCGCAAGGCACTCTGGCCCGAAACCGCAAAACCGCTTTGGATTTACTTGCCGAATGGAACGGTGAGATGAACGAACATATGCCAGAGCCTTTGATTTTTTCGGCATGGATGCGGGCGCTGCAAAACCGTTTGATCCGCGACGAGCTTGGACCGCTGGCGGATAAGTTTGCCCATATGGAGCCGCTGTTTATCGAACGGGTTTTCCGCAATATCGATGGCGCAGCGCAATGGTGTGACGTGATCCAAAGTGCAAAACAGGAAACCTGTGATGAAATATCGCGTCTAGCACTTGACGATGCATTAGTGTGGCTGGCTGAAAAATACGGATCAAACATGGAAGCTTTGCGTTGGGGAGAAGCGCATCAAGCCCTGCACCGCCATGCAACTTTGGGGCGGGTGCCGCTGCTAAGCTATTTTGTAAATATCTACCAACCGACAAGTGGTGGAGATAACACGCTGCTGCGCGGAAAAACATCCGGCGCCGAGCCAGAGCCATTTTTCAATGTGCATGCTGCCGGCTATCGCGGAGTTTATGATTTTGCTGACCCCGACAGTTCGGTCTTTGTGATCGCCACCGGGCAATCGGGTCATTTTTTATCACGGCATTATGATGATCTCGGCCAGCTTTGGCGGCGCGGAGAATATATCCCGATGTCGCTGGATCTTGATCTGGCGCGTGCGGCCGCGGTGGGTGTGACCTATATCAATCCCGAATAA
- the hflX gene encoding GTPase HflX: protein MRATEKSDTRAWVLLPDIKSDPDRREPLSAIGEAVSLAMALPGLEAVGSTIVPLPKPNPGHLFGKGKLEELKQLFHDQDIELVIIDGLVSPVQQRNLEKLWKVKLLDRTSLILEIFSDRAATREGVLQVEMAALSYQRTRLVRAWTHLERQRGGLGFVGGPGETQIEADRRAIDQQLVRLRRQLSKVVKTRSLHRAARAKVPFPVVALVGYTNAGKSTLFNRLTGAGVMAKDMLFATLDPTMRSVKLGPGFEVIFSDTVGFISDLPTELVAAFRATLEEVLTADIILHVRDISHAASEEQAGDVDQIITNLGVSEATPIFQLWNKIDLLPEEDVAATAARADRQDDVFAISALSGDGIEQVLDTIATALNAAAQSDEIVLDHADGKRRAWLYAQGVVIEEQTRDTDSVLSLSWTSKQKTQFAAL, encoded by the coding sequence TTGAGGGCAACAGAGAAAAGCGACACCCGCGCTTGGGTTTTGCTTCCAGACATTAAATCTGATCCTGATCGCCGAGAGCCGCTTTCGGCGATAGGCGAGGCCGTATCACTTGCGATGGCGCTGCCTGGCCTAGAGGCCGTAGGATCTACCATTGTGCCTTTGCCAAAGCCGAACCCCGGCCATCTTTTTGGCAAAGGCAAGCTTGAAGAGCTAAAACAGCTGTTTCACGACCAAGATATCGAGCTGGTGATTATCGACGGGCTGGTTAGCCCGGTGCAGCAGCGCAATTTGGAAAAGCTTTGGAAAGTGAAACTGCTGGATCGTACCAGCTTGATCTTAGAAATATTTTCCGACCGTGCCGCCACCCGTGAAGGGGTTTTACAAGTTGAAATGGCGGCTTTGAGTTATCAGCGCACGCGTTTGGTGCGAGCCTGGACCCACCTTGAGCGTCAGCGTGGCGGGCTCGGATTTGTCGGCGGACCCGGCGAAACCCAGATTGAAGCAGACCGGCGGGCGATTGATCAACAATTGGTGCGATTGCGGCGGCAATTGAGCAAAGTGGTTAAAACCCGCAGTCTGCACCGTGCTGCACGGGCCAAGGTGCCCTTTCCGGTGGTGGCTCTTGTGGGCTATACCAACGCCGGTAAATCCACCCTGTTCAACCGTTTAACCGGGGCTGGTGTGATGGCAAAAGATATGCTCTTTGCAACGCTGGACCCGACCATGCGATCGGTCAAGCTTGGCCCCGGATTTGAAGTGATTTTTTCCGATACCGTTGGGTTTATATCCGATTTGCCAACCGAATTGGTTGCAGCCTTCCGCGCCACGCTCGAAGAGGTGCTGACCGCCGACATTATCTTGCATGTGCGCGATATTTCACATGCGGCAAGCGAAGAACAAGCTGGCGATGTGGATCAAATTATCACCAATCTGGGCGTTTCCGAAGCCACTCCGATTTTTCAGCTTTGGAATAAAATTGATTTATTGCCAGAAGAAGATGTTGCAGCCACAGCGGCCCGCGCCGATCGCCAAGACGATGTTTTTGCCATATCAGCTCTGTCGGGCGATGGGATTGAGCAGGTTCTAGACACAATTGCAACAGCGCTCAATGCAGCCGCGCAGTCAGATGAGATTGTTTTGGATCACGCTGACGGTAAACGCCGAGCGTGGCTTTACGCACAGGGCGTTGTTATCGAAGAGCAAACGCGCGACACCGACAGCGTGTTGTCTTTAAGCTGGACATCAAAGCAAAAAACACAATTCGCTGCGCTGTGA
- the hfq gene encoding RNA chaperone Hfq has product MASDRQNLQDAFLNHVRKTKIPVTVFLINGVKLQGVITWFDNFCILLRRDGQSQLVYKHAISTIMPSQSISLYEGEDAN; this is encoded by the coding sequence ATGGCCTCAGATCGTCAAAACCTGCAAGATGCATTTTTAAATCATGTACGTAAGACCAAAATCCCGGTGACGGTATTTTTGATCAACGGTGTTAAACTGCAAGGTGTCATAACATGGTTTGACAATTTTTGCATTCTTTTGCGCCGCGATGGGCAATCGCAACTGGTGTATAAACACGCCATTTCGACGATTATGCCGTCACAGTCCATTTCCCTTTATGAAGGTGAAGACGCCAATTGA
- a CDS encoding TrkH family potassium uptake protein gives MLRRFLDLPVLFHLFAVAATTMLLPSIFALSQAAYFDARMFFYTGVLGLLFLAMVALAMSNRKIEESGVQQLGSLGLGFVILPVFLAIPEAEILKSTNFSTAYLDMVSALTTTGLRVFDPDRLPDSLLLWRALVAWFGGVLIWISAAAILAPMNLGGFELVGSSKSRQTSFLTAKERRSFLLRNSMQLFPIYAALTGILWLGLTLSGMAGFDGLIYAMSVLATSGITGAVQLSDLSGQWLVEGLIFVFLLLAVSRSTVQADRGGPSAKQLRRDPEVRFGMLIIVIVSLGLLAWQILGVMNASGILTFAQAFEVLWGILFTTLSFITTTGFVSAHWGAGEQWSALSTPALLFMGLALIGGGVATTAGGVKLLRVYSLYLNAMREVDQLIHPSSVGQMSNRHNQELRSNAFVAWIFFMMFAIALALITLALAATGFSFETALALCISALSTTGPLIDLVAPDTVDLVSAGGWTKAILCFAMILGRFEILVVLAMLSPEAWWR, from the coding sequence ATGCTCAGGCGTTTCCTAGATCTTCCTGTTCTTTTCCACCTGTTTGCAGTGGCCGCTACTACAATGTTGTTGCCAAGCATTTTTGCTTTATCGCAAGCGGCTTACTTCGATGCGCGTATGTTCTTTTACACTGGTGTTTTGGGATTGCTTTTCCTTGCAATGGTGGCCTTGGCAATGTCCAATCGAAAGATTGAGGAAAGCGGGGTACAACAACTGGGCTCATTAGGCCTTGGGTTTGTCATTTTGCCAGTTTTCTTGGCTATACCAGAGGCCGAGATACTTAAATCCACCAATTTTTCAACGGCCTACCTTGATATGGTTAGCGCGCTAACCACAACTGGGCTACGGGTTTTTGACCCAGATCGTCTCCCGGACAGCTTGCTGTTGTGGCGGGCATTGGTGGCATGGTTTGGCGGCGTTTTAATCTGGATTTCTGCGGCTGCTATTCTAGCGCCGATGAATTTAGGCGGCTTTGAATTGGTCGGCTCTTCTAAAAGCCGTCAAACAAGTTTTTTGACCGCTAAAGAACGCCGGTCCTTTTTGCTCCGCAACTCGATGCAATTATTTCCGATATACGCGGCTTTGACTGGCATATTGTGGTTGGGGCTTACCCTTAGCGGGATGGCGGGCTTCGACGGGTTAATATATGCTATGTCGGTTCTGGCCACCAGCGGCATCACCGGGGCGGTTCAATTGTCTGACTTGTCTGGGCAATGGTTGGTGGAGGGGCTAATTTTCGTCTTTTTGCTATTGGCAGTATCGCGGTCAACAGTGCAGGCAGATCGCGGTGGCCCATCGGCCAAACAACTGCGCCGTGATCCCGAAGTACGCTTTGGTATGCTAATTATTGTGATTGTCAGCCTCGGACTGCTTGCTTGGCAAATATTGGGGGTCATGAACGCTAGCGGCATACTTACCTTTGCGCAGGCCTTTGAGGTCTTATGGGGTATTTTGTTCACCACTTTGTCTTTTATCACAACGACTGGATTTGTGAGCGCCCATTGGGGCGCCGGGGAACAATGGTCCGCGCTCAGTACGCCGGCGCTTTTATTCATGGGACTGGCTCTGATCGGGGGCGGCGTTGCCACCACCGCAGGGGGTGTTAAATTACTGCGCGTCTATTCGCTTTACCTCAATGCAATGCGAGAGGTTGATCAATTGATCCATCCGTCATCTGTCGGCCAGATGTCCAATCGGCATAATCAAGAATTGCGAAGCAATGCTTTTGTCGCGTGGATCTTTTTCATGATGTTTGCCATTGCGCTGGCATTGATTACCTTGGCTCTTGCAGCAACAGGTTTTTCCTTTGAGACGGCTTTAGCGCTTTGTATCAGCGCTCTGAGCACCACGGGCCCCTTGATTGATCTGGTGGCCCCTGACACTGTCGATCTGGTGTCTGCGGGCGGTTGGACCAAAGCCATTTTATGCTTTGCAATGATTTTGGGGCGATTTGAAATCTTGGTGGTTTTGGCCATGCTATCGCCAGAAGCGTGGTGGCGTTAA
- the trkA gene encoding Trk system potassium transporter TrkA gives MKVIICGAGQVGWQIARHLSNERNDVTIVDNNPNLVRRATDTLDVQGIAGFASYPDILERAGARDADMIIAATHSDEVNMVTCQVAHSVFDIPRKIARLRSQSYLDAIYSDLYRRDHMPIDVVISPEREVAQAALKRLSANAAFDTETFLEGKAQLLGLRLDENCPVTNTPLRQLTDLFSTLRSLVVGVRREGLLFAPDAGDQLFAQDEVYVMCHIDDTDRVIEVFGKPQSKNDRVLLIGGGNVGLSIAKALESGSQRVRAKVIEKNRIVAEHAANELEKTIVLHGDGLEASLLTEANIAKTDAVLAVTDDDKTNMLAAVRSKQQGCPKSIVLINDPTLIPLMGPLGIDAYINPRATTVSSILRHIRHGRVREVYSIGDAEAEVIEAQVLSTSPITGQKIRDIDFPEGVLIGGVLKGQELVKPIGETRIEEGDVIALFALSKDIPEVERLLQVSIDFF, from the coding sequence ATGAAAGTCATTATTTGCGGTGCCGGTCAAGTCGGTTGGCAAATTGCGCGACATTTGTCCAACGAACGTAATGACGTTACGATCGTTGACAACAATCCTAATCTGGTGCGCCGCGCTACAGATACGCTTGATGTTCAGGGCATCGCAGGATTTGCGTCCTATCCTGATATATTAGAGCGGGCGGGTGCACGCGATGCGGATATGATTATCGCTGCAACTCATTCGGATGAGGTCAATATGGTGACCTGTCAGGTGGCGCATTCTGTATTTGATATCCCCAGAAAAATAGCCCGCCTGCGCAGCCAGTCCTATCTTGATGCAATTTATTCAGATCTTTACCGCCGCGATCATATGCCCATTGATGTTGTGATCAGCCCCGAGCGTGAAGTTGCGCAGGCAGCACTTAAACGTCTGTCGGCCAATGCTGCTTTTGACACAGAAACTTTTTTAGAGGGCAAAGCTCAACTGCTCGGACTGCGCTTGGATGAAAATTGCCCAGTCACCAACACACCGTTGCGCCAATTGACCGATCTGTTTTCGACCCTTCGTTCTTTGGTTGTTGGTGTGCGCCGTGAAGGTTTGCTTTTTGCCCCCGATGCGGGCGATCAATTGTTTGCTCAGGACGAAGTCTATGTCATGTGCCATATCGACGATACGGATCGCGTGATCGAGGTCTTTGGCAAACCTCAAAGCAAAAATGACCGGGTGCTTTTGATCGGCGGCGGCAATGTCGGTCTTTCGATTGCAAAAGCACTTGAGTCGGGCTCTCAAAGAGTGCGTGCCAAAGTAATTGAAAAAAATCGCATCGTTGCTGAGCATGCGGCCAATGAATTGGAAAAAACCATTGTTCTGCATGGGGACGGGTTAGAAGCGAGCCTTCTGACCGAGGCGAACATTGCTAAAACTGATGCAGTTTTGGCCGTCACTGATGATGATAAAACAAATATGCTTGCGGCGGTGCGCTCAAAGCAGCAAGGCTGTCCAAAATCAATCGTACTGATTAATGATCCAACGCTTATCCCTTTGATGGGTCCGCTGGGCATCGATGCATATATCAACCCTCGGGCCACCACCGTAAGTTCGATTTTGCGCCATATCCGTCATGGCAGAGTGCGCGAAGTCTATTCTATCGGTGATGCCGAGGCCGAAGTTATCGAAGCGCAGGTGTTATCAACTTCGCCCATAACGGGCCAAAAAATTCGTGACATTGATTTCCCCGAAGGGGTTTTGATCGGTGGGGTTCTAAAGGGGCAAGAACTGGTCAAGCCCATAGGAGAAACCCGCATTGAAGAAGGCGATGTGATCGCGCTTTTTGCGCTGTCCAAGGATATTCCGGAAGTCGAGCGATTGCTGCAAGTCTCGATTGACTTTTTCTAG